In one Bacillus thuringiensis genomic region, the following are encoded:
- a CDS encoding ABC transporter ATP-binding protein — protein sequence MDIIISGLEKTFGKTQALKPLQIVMKQGEFTTLLGPSGCGKTTLLRMIAGLEDPDKGEIYFGEQCMYSATKKIKTSPHERNIGMIFQDFALWPHMTVFENVAFGLRATKQTNHLREKVEDAIKRVRLQGMEKRYPHELSGGQQQRVAFARAIVTKPHFILFDEPLSALDAILREEMRIELMDIVHSIGLTALYVTHDQTEAMSMSDQIIVMKQGEVLQKGTPEDIYVKPSHEFVAKFVGKANWLVEGEKMIRPEHVSWTKNDVCEMYTGEIQHVIYVGERYEVKVNMGTLGIWTAYHNSKLSIGKPVSLYVPKKCIHHIGGESYEEIQFA from the coding sequence ATGGATATTATAATTAGTGGATTAGAAAAAACATTTGGAAAAACACAAGCGTTAAAGCCATTGCAGATTGTAATGAAACAAGGGGAATTCACTACACTTTTAGGACCTTCAGGATGTGGGAAAACGACTTTACTTAGAATGATAGCAGGACTTGAAGACCCAGATAAGGGAGAAATATATTTTGGAGAGCAGTGCATGTATTCTGCTACAAAAAAGATAAAGACATCTCCTCATGAACGGAATATCGGTATGATATTTCAAGATTTTGCTTTATGGCCGCACATGACTGTTTTTGAAAATGTTGCATTTGGTTTAAGGGCTACAAAACAAACGAATCATTTACGAGAAAAAGTAGAGGATGCGATAAAGCGAGTTCGCCTGCAAGGTATGGAGAAAAGGTATCCACATGAACTTTCTGGTGGACAGCAACAACGTGTCGCATTCGCTAGAGCAATTGTAACAAAACCTCATTTTATTTTGTTTGATGAACCGCTAAGTGCACTCGATGCAATTTTGCGAGAAGAAATGAGAATAGAGCTTATGGATATCGTTCATTCCATTGGTTTAACTGCACTGTATGTCACTCACGATCAAACAGAAGCAATGTCAATGTCAGACCAAATTATTGTCATGAAACAAGGAGAAGTATTACAAAAAGGAACACCGGAAGATATTTATGTGAAACCGTCTCATGAATTTGTTGCCAAATTTGTTGGTAAGGCGAATTGGCTTGTAGAGGGTGAAAAAATGATTCGTCCAGAGCATGTGAGTTGGACAAAAAATGATGTGTGCGAAATGTATACAGGTGAAATTCAGCACGTTATATATGTAGGAGAACGTTATGAAGTGAAAGTAAATATGGGGACTTTAGGCATCTGGACAGCCTATCACAATAGTAAGCTAAGCATCGGGAAACCAGTATCTTTATATGTGCCAAAAAAATGTATTCATCATATAGGGGGAGAATCGTATGAAGAAATTCAGTTCGCTTAA
- a CDS encoding DUF4398 domain-containing protein, whose translation MKKLSFVMLFLLVVMAGCSNYDTYIETGMQSLKDEKYSDAAMWFEKAEKEKSGNEAKSYKEMAEKMDHGATALKDGKYLEAKDIANEVLQMKKDDALEKAVTSNAENMLQKAKDVEEKVNERVAKRRKVEEEGIDKIIKAVDSIDEVKEKEKKVSEALDKAEEAQAKIEAKKNK comes from the coding sequence ATGAAAAAATTAAGTTTTGTTATGCTTTTTCTGTTAGTCGTGATGGCTGGATGTAGCAATTATGACACATATATTGAAACAGGTATGCAATCATTGAAAGATGAAAAATATAGTGATGCAGCAATGTGGTTTGAAAAAGCAGAAAAAGAGAAGTCCGGGAATGAAGCGAAATCATATAAAGAAATGGCCGAGAAAATGGATCACGGAGCAACAGCATTAAAAGACGGTAAGTATTTAGAAGCGAAAGACATTGCAAATGAAGTGTTACAAATGAAAAAAGACGATGCACTTGAAAAAGCTGTAACATCAAATGCAGAGAATATGCTTCAAAAAGCAAAAGATGTGGAAGAGAAAGTAAATGAAAGAGTGGCAAAGCGTAGAAAGGTAGAAGAAGAAGGAATCGATAAAATTATTAAAGCTGTCGATAGTATAGATGAAGTGAAAGAAAAAGAGAAGAAAGTATCAGAAGCATTAGATAAGGCTGAAGAGGCGCAAGCAAAAATTGAGGCAAAGAAAAATAAATAG
- a CDS encoding helix-turn-helix domain-containing protein — MATLGEKIKALRKEKKLTQTALAGSELTKSMLSQIENGKATPSMKTLQYIAEKLECETSFLLEEDEEEIVELIQKMEPLIKSNKCDEVYKTLLPIVQKELPLTLNTARLYKQFLTGAAIMNDYNIEYYVETAVSIFEKYTLYRESTETKLLFYYMLYKRKKYKECLQLITKIRDEYKRKNLEMDLITHIQLYLKEAIILLAYGNYEKCEKIILDALAFSKKHQVYYKTDEFYRILSYQKIITTDKERYLYYIKKSEQFAIFTEDTLSAANIDILKAYYYNTVTNEYTIALEHLEQFREKLKDVPIFQDDGLYYLEKGKSLYGLKRYEEALETLKRANIPDYMSHPLDQSWLLTAGSYRALCHIELQDKPAALKEAKEAVQTIDGYPDSIFTSFIKETLQIIQKL; from the coding sequence ATGGCAACTCTCGGTGAAAAAATTAAAGCATTACGAAAAGAAAAAAAGCTTACGCAAACAGCACTGGCAGGTTCGGAACTGACAAAAAGTATGCTTAGTCAAATTGAAAATGGAAAAGCTACACCTTCTATGAAAACATTACAATATATTGCGGAAAAACTTGAATGTGAAACGAGCTTTTTATTAGAAGAAGATGAAGAAGAAATTGTGGAACTCATTCAAAAAATGGAGCCATTAATAAAATCAAATAAATGCGATGAAGTTTACAAGACTTTACTACCTATCGTTCAAAAAGAACTACCCCTTACTTTAAATACAGCACGTTTATATAAACAGTTCTTAACTGGAGCGGCTATTATGAACGATTACAATATTGAATATTACGTTGAAACAGCTGTTTCTATATTTGAAAAATATACTTTGTATCGCGAAAGTACTGAAACGAAATTACTGTTTTACTATATGCTCTACAAACGGAAAAAATATAAAGAATGTTTACAGTTGATTACCAAAATTCGCGATGAATATAAAAGGAAGAATTTAGAAATGGATCTTATTACACATATACAATTATATTTAAAAGAAGCAATTATTTTACTCGCATATGGTAATTATGAAAAATGTGAAAAAATCATTTTAGATGCACTTGCATTTTCAAAAAAACATCAAGTGTATTATAAAACAGATGAATTTTACCGTATTTTATCTTATCAAAAAATCATTACAACCGATAAAGAACGATATTTATATTACATAAAAAAATCGGAGCAATTTGCCATTTTTACAGAAGATACTTTATCCGCTGCAAATATAGATATATTAAAAGCTTATTACTACAATACCGTTACAAATGAATATACAATTGCATTAGAACATTTAGAACAATTCCGAGAAAAACTAAAAGATGTACCGATTTTTCAAGACGATGGATTGTATTATCTTGAAAAAGGAAAATCTCTGTATGGTTTAAAACGTTACGAGGAAGCTTTGGAAACATTAAAACGTGCTAATATTCCAGATTATATGAGTCATCCACTTGATCAGTCATGGTTATTAACAGCTGGATCATATCGTGCCCTGTGTCATATAGAACTTCAAGATAAACCAGCTGCTCTGAAAGAAGCAAAAGAAGCAGTTCAAACGATAGATGGTTATCCTGATTCCATCTTCACTTCATTTATTAAAGAAACATTACAAATAATACAAAAACTTTAA
- a CDS encoding LysR family transcriptional regulator has protein sequence MNLLKLEIVVLIKKYKKLTIVAEKLGVKQPTITFHIKSLEEELGVSLFELRSGRYFLTEAGEALHHYACKIDALMKEARRVTQEFKDFHKGAITIGASYVPATYLLPEVVHQFQCEFPNIKITLLVKTAPEIRMMLQNHEIDLGIISAAPFDEPLLKQTNIMPDTLVLAFSKEHHFSKKDNVSLQNIKKERILLHRNPSTTRDLLTQWTLAHNITFQSEIELDSLETMKQILKYGNGIALISKLAIEQEIQRNELCYIPIPEFEFQRNIYTIHHEDRWNSKIISFLLQSITSFATKN, from the coding sequence ATGAATCTCTTAAAATTAGAAATTGTAGTACTTATTAAGAAATACAAAAAGCTTACAATCGTTGCAGAAAAACTTGGCGTTAAACAACCAACTATTACATTTCATATAAAAAGCTTAGAAGAAGAACTCGGTGTGTCTTTATTCGAATTACGTTCTGGAAGGTATTTCTTAACAGAGGCTGGTGAGGCTTTGCACCATTATGCTTGTAAAATAGATGCACTTATGAAAGAAGCTAGACGTGTCACGCAAGAGTTTAAAGATTTTCATAAAGGTGCTATAACAATCGGCGCTAGTTATGTACCAGCGACTTATCTTTTGCCAGAAGTCGTTCATCAATTTCAATGTGAATTTCCCAATATAAAAATAACACTACTAGTTAAAACAGCCCCTGAAATTCGAATGATGCTACAAAATCACGAAATCGATCTTGGGATAATTTCCGCTGCTCCATTTGATGAACCACTTTTAAAACAAACGAATATAATGCCCGATACACTTGTTCTTGCTTTTTCCAAAGAACATCATTTTTCAAAGAAAGACAATGTATCGTTACAAAATATCAAAAAGGAACGCATACTATTGCATCGTAATCCATCTACAACGAGAGACTTACTTACACAATGGACGTTAGCGCACAACATTACATTCCAATCAGAAATTGAATTAGACTCATTAGAAACGATGAAACAAATTTTAAAATATGGTAATGGAATTGCCTTGATTTCTAAACTGGCTATCGAACAAGAAATACAACGAAATGAGCTATGCTATATACCAATCCCTGAATTTGAATTTCAGCGTAATATTTATACGATTCATCATGAGGACAGATGGAATTCTAAAATCATTTCTTTTTTACTACAGAGCATCACTTCATTTGCAACAAAAAATTAA
- a CDS encoding MBL fold metallo-hydrolase codes for MMRVEVWGGAGEYGRSCYFVKNKETKIVFDCGINRSYENGYPKIEREAVPFLDAVFLSHIHEDHTMGLPLLAKYGYKKKIWTTRYTKEQLPLYYEKWRNYNVMQGWNLPYSDQNIKDLNYVCIDEISNPNEWVQITPTLRFQWGYSGHVLGAVWFLVDMCNTYVFYSGDYSAESNILRANLPEKLGHNIKVAIVDAAYHTDDVSQNERLDDLCAEIERVMQNEGIALLPLPQLGRAQDIVLYLYERYKEFPLIVDKEILAGFEEMFVYKDWIKNNEELKWIMESLKRNIIVMDNDISMQNSYGIVVMSDANMQTKRAQLYYEQLRNEKRNAVIFTGHIAKGSFAEKVMKEHVRNTCRVNRVSYKVHQSIRDVKKMLNTLLPEHTVLVHALKEDTDRLQQKLSTAGYENVYSLAMERIEVI; via the coding sequence ATGATGAGGGTAGAAGTATGGGGAGGAGCAGGAGAGTACGGTCGCTCTTGCTATTTTGTAAAAAATAAAGAGACGAAAATAGTATTTGATTGTGGTATTAATCGATCTTATGAGAATGGTTATCCAAAAATAGAGAGAGAAGCTGTTCCATTTTTAGATGCGGTATTTTTATCACATATTCATGAAGATCATACGATGGGTTTACCTTTATTAGCGAAGTATGGCTATAAGAAAAAAATTTGGACGACTCGTTATACGAAGGAGCAACTGCCGTTATATTATGAAAAATGGAGAAACTATAATGTGATGCAAGGGTGGAATTTACCTTATAGCGACCAAAATATAAAAGATTTAAATTATGTATGTATTGATGAGATTAGCAATCCAAATGAATGGGTACAAATTACTCCTACATTGCGGTTTCAGTGGGGGTATAGTGGGCATGTATTAGGAGCTGTTTGGTTTTTAGTTGATATGTGTAATACATACGTATTTTATTCAGGCGATTATTCAGCAGAGTCTAATATACTACGAGCTAATTTACCTGAGAAATTGGGCCACAATATAAAAGTTGCAATTGTAGATGCCGCTTATCACACAGATGATGTTTCGCAAAATGAAAGATTAGACGACCTATGTGCAGAAATTGAACGAGTTATGCAAAATGAAGGAATAGCATTATTACCGCTGCCACAACTTGGTAGGGCGCAAGATATAGTATTGTATTTATATGAACGATATAAAGAATTTCCGCTTATAGTAGATAAAGAAATTTTGGCTGGATTTGAAGAGATGTTCGTATATAAAGATTGGATAAAAAATAATGAAGAACTTAAATGGATTATGGAGAGTTTAAAAAGAAACATAATAGTGATGGATAATGACATTAGTATGCAAAATAGTTACGGAATAGTTGTAATGAGTGATGCGAATATGCAAACGAAACGAGCACAGTTATACTATGAACAGCTTCGGAATGAAAAGCGGAATGCCGTTATTTTTACTGGGCATATTGCGAAAGGGAGTTTTGCAGAAAAAGTTATGAAAGAGCATGTAAGGAATACATGTAGGGTGAATCGAGTTTCGTATAAAGTTCACCAAAGTATAAGAGACGTTAAAAAGATGTTAAATACATTATTACCAGAACATACGGTGCTAGTGCACGCTTTGAAAGAGGATACGGATCGATTACAACAGAAGCTAAGTACAGCAGGATATGAAAATGTATATTCACTTGCAATGGAACGTATAGAAGTCATTTAA
- a CDS encoding MFS transporter produces the protein MGDISIGQHDSRMKIATRNIILMMIGKMTSLLGSGIYTFAMGLYVLKTTGSGMGFAITLVCGSIPRMICGPIAGAVADRVNRKWLVIGTDLLSSLTMLSMFILATIFGPSLLFIYISAALLSICASFYSVALTSSIPSLVDEGRIQKASALNQTAASLSNILGPIIGGVVYGFFSIQSFFLLNSITFFLAVILQLFIVFDLYKKEVAESTEHFLTSIKEGFSYVKRQREIYGLIKIALWVNFFACGLTVALPYIIVHTLHLSSKQLGTVEGMLAVGMLIGAIALSVRKEVNNPFRSIYTGLFLFAGLSLCTVFPLLVIIPKVASFIYYIAFMMLTGIAIMIVNIPMQVHMQKTTDPSYLGRVFGLLETIATAIAPLGMIVYGLLLDMLPTSIVMMTIGGGLLLVVLVGVKQHMAKKQVDVSA, from the coding sequence ATGGGAGATATAAGTATAGGACAACATGATTCAAGAATGAAGATTGCAACTAGAAATATCATTTTAATGATGATTGGAAAAATGACGTCTTTATTAGGCTCAGGTATTTATACGTTCGCAATGGGGTTATATGTATTAAAGACTACTGGTTCAGGGATGGGGTTTGCAATTACGCTCGTTTGCGGATCAATTCCAAGGATGATCTGTGGCCCAATTGCTGGTGCTGTAGCAGACCGTGTGAATCGAAAATGGCTTGTCATTGGTACTGATTTATTAAGTAGTTTAACGATGCTTAGTATGTTTATTCTTGCTACTATATTTGGACCATCACTTCTTTTTATTTATATTTCAGCAGCATTATTATCAATTTGTGCAAGTTTTTATTCCGTTGCATTAACTTCGTCTATTCCGAGTTTAGTAGATGAAGGACGTATTCAAAAAGCGAGTGCTTTAAATCAAACGGCGGCTTCTTTATCAAATATTTTAGGGCCGATTATTGGCGGAGTTGTATATGGTTTCTTTTCAATTCAGTCGTTCTTTTTGTTAAATAGTATTACGTTCTTTTTAGCGGTTATTTTGCAATTGTTTATTGTATTTGATTTATATAAAAAAGAAGTGGCTGAGAGTACAGAGCATTTCTTGACGAGTATAAAAGAAGGGTTTTCATATGTAAAAAGACAACGTGAAATATATGGTTTAATAAAAATAGCATTGTGGGTAAACTTTTTTGCGTGTGGTCTAACAGTTGCACTTCCATATATTATCGTCCATACATTGCATTTATCTTCAAAGCAACTCGGTACTGTAGAGGGAATGTTAGCAGTTGGGATGTTAATTGGTGCAATTGCGTTATCAGTACGTAAAGAAGTGAATAATCCGTTTCGTTCTATTTATACTGGACTGTTTTTGTTTGCAGGTTTAAGTTTATGTACAGTCTTTCCGTTGTTAGTTATCATTCCAAAAGTAGCAAGTTTTATTTACTATATTGCTTTTATGATGTTAACTGGTATAGCAATTATGATTGTAAACATTCCAATGCAAGTACATATGCAAAAAACGACAGATCCGAGCTACCTAGGGCGTGTGTTTGGCCTACTTGAAACAATTGCGACTGCAATCGCACCACTTGGTATGATTGTATATGGACTACTATTAGATATGTTGCCAACTAGCATTGTTATGATGACAATAGGCGGAGGTTTATTGTTAGTTGTATTAGTTGGAGTAAAGCAACATATGGCGAAAAAACAAGTAGATGTGTCCGCTTAA
- a CDS encoding YfmQ family protein — protein MTPWFIVMLVVFGAFKIIVSSLPNSVIESIISRFETHPQLEEENVTVTMNGNNLVGEKKSKIIHDFNEGLFLDRYYAPPHNEGTPLIINAKRGKKDFTFYIYSHEEHVDVVKQYKKKVVAYSLRSKNLQNSDMFVSADLA, from the coding sequence ATGACGCCTTGGTTTATTGTAATGTTAGTTGTATTTGGAGCATTTAAAATTATCGTTTCTAGCCTTCCTAACTCTGTTATTGAATCCATTATTAGTCGCTTTGAAACACATCCACAACTGGAAGAAGAGAATGTGACTGTTACAATGAACGGAAATAACTTAGTAGGCGAAAAGAAATCAAAAATTATTCATGATTTTAACGAAGGTTTATTTTTAGATCGCTATTATGCACCGCCACACAATGAGGGTACTCCTTTAATTATCAATGCAAAACGTGGTAAAAAAGATTTCACATTTTATATTTATAGTCATGAAGAGCATGTTGATGTTGTAAAACAATATAAAAAGAAGGTAGTTGCTTATAGTTTACGCTCTAAAAACCTTCAAAATAGTGATATGTTCGTGTCAGCTGACTTAGCTTAA
- a CDS encoding ABC transporter substrate-binding protein: MKKFSSLKSLFVCTLLFSTVVTGCSSKTGNADAKSENTNEKKIVVYSAGPKGLAEKIQKDFEKKTGIKVEMFQGTTGKILARMEAEKKNPVVDVVVLASLPAMEGLKKEGQTLAYKEAKQADKLRSEWSDDKGHYFGYSASALGIVYNTKNVKTAPEDWSDITKGEWKGKVNLPDPALSGSALDFVTGYVKKNGQDGWNLFEQLKKNEVTVAGANQEALDPVVTGAKDMVIAGVDYMTYSAKAKGEPVDIVYPKSGTVISPRAAGIMKDSKNVEGAKEFIDYLLSDDVQKQVSKAYLLPGRTDIKAENRPNVEEIPVLNIDWKTVEKEQDEIGKQFKKVFQ; the protein is encoded by the coding sequence ATGAAGAAATTCAGTTCGCTTAAGTCTTTATTTGTATGTACTTTACTATTTTCTACTGTAGTAACAGGTTGTAGTTCAAAGACAGGTAATGCAGATGCAAAAAGTGAAAATACGAATGAAAAGAAAATTGTTGTATATAGTGCAGGGCCAAAAGGATTAGCAGAAAAAATTCAAAAAGACTTTGAAAAGAAAACTGGTATAAAGGTGGAAATGTTTCAAGGGACAACTGGTAAAATTTTAGCGAGAATGGAAGCTGAAAAGAAAAATCCAGTCGTTGACGTTGTCGTACTCGCTTCCTTACCAGCGATGGAAGGATTAAAGAAAGAAGGTCAAACGTTAGCTTATAAAGAGGCGAAACAAGCTGATAAGCTGCGTTCTGAATGGTCAGATGATAAAGGACATTATTTCGGGTATAGTGCTTCAGCATTAGGGATTGTGTACAATACAAAAAATGTGAAGACGGCGCCTGAAGATTGGAGCGATATAACGAAAGGAGAATGGAAAGGGAAAGTGAATCTTCCAGATCCAGCACTTTCAGGTTCAGCTTTAGACTTTGTAACAGGATACGTGAAAAAGAATGGACAAGATGGATGGAATTTATTTGAGCAGCTTAAGAAAAATGAAGTTACAGTAGCAGGAGCAAACCAGGAAGCGTTAGACCCAGTTGTAACAGGTGCGAAAGATATGGTCATTGCGGGTGTTGATTATATGACGTATAGCGCAAAAGCAAAGGGTGAACCTGTTGATATCGTATATCCAAAAAGCGGAACAGTTATTAGCCCACGTGCAGCGGGGATTATGAAGGATAGTAAAAATGTTGAAGGTGCAAAAGAGTTTATTGATTATTTGTTATCCGATGATGTACAAAAACAAGTTTCTAAAGCGTATTTATTGCCGGGTAGAACAGATATAAAAGCTGAAAATAGACCAAATGTAGAAGAGATTCCAGTATTAAATATTGATTGGAAAACAGTTGAGAAAGAGCAAGATGAAATAGGAAAACAATTTAAGAAAGTATTTCAATAA
- a CDS encoding ABC transporter permease — protein MVNRFVSVRQFGMTVALLLVAMLIVIPLFLILFSSVYENSSWNFLKPFEVMQSGGLAGIFLNSMLLGVLVVIGATIFAFPLAFIMSKTDVGKYSKLDIVFMIPFMTPPYIGSMGWILFMQPNGYFEQFFPMLKTVSSSFFSLGGMVLIMSLHLFPFLYFMLKNTLLQIGSSKEDAAAVHGGSFFYRLRKIILPLLVSSYVMGALLIFVKTIAEFGTPATFGRRIGFHVLTSEIHKFISSWPIDFSSATALSSLLLSACMLIWYMQNVLNRKYSYAMVSGKGVKSKRYTLSIFTRVVAWMYVIGLLIVSIGIPYFSILIASLSKLRGDGLHVNNFTTSHYEALFTMGSPGLEALWNSFLFSLVTAIIAVMIGVFLALMIRKGKKNSEKWLDMCGMLPNMVPGIVMVVGLILFWNSPYMPMSIYNTPIMVIVTYVVLFLPYTVQYVKSSLGQIDDSLMQAGSVFSGNYIYIFRKIILPLIIPGILAGWAMTFTISIRELVASLLVLPPSVETSATFIFAQFEQGEVSIGMAMAVVSVGLTTMCLLLLQHMEQKRKGVA, from the coding sequence ATGGTAAATCGATTCGTATCAGTAAGACAATTTGGAATGACGGTAGCATTATTACTTGTGGCGATGTTAATCGTCATTCCACTTTTTCTTATTTTATTTTCTAGTGTATATGAAAATAGCAGTTGGAATTTTTTAAAGCCTTTTGAAGTGATGCAGAGTGGTGGATTAGCTGGAATTTTTCTAAATTCGATGCTTCTAGGTGTACTCGTTGTAATAGGAGCTACAATATTTGCATTTCCATTGGCATTTATTATGAGCAAAACAGATGTAGGAAAGTATAGTAAGTTAGATATTGTTTTTATGATTCCATTTATGACACCGCCGTATATTGGATCGATGGGCTGGATTTTGTTCATGCAACCTAACGGCTATTTTGAACAATTTTTCCCGATGCTAAAGACAGTTTCATCATCGTTTTTTAGTTTAGGAGGTATGGTATTAATTATGAGTCTGCATTTATTCCCATTCCTTTATTTCATGCTGAAAAACACGTTACTTCAGATTGGGAGTAGTAAAGAAGATGCTGCAGCAGTTCATGGCGGAAGTTTTTTCTATCGCTTAAGAAAAATAATATTGCCGTTATTAGTATCAAGTTATGTAATGGGTGCTTTACTCATTTTCGTAAAGACGATTGCTGAATTTGGAACACCGGCTACATTCGGACGTAGAATAGGATTCCACGTGTTAACATCAGAAATCCATAAATTTATTTCGAGTTGGCCTATTGATTTTAGTAGTGCAACAGCATTATCTTCTTTATTACTTAGTGCTTGTATGCTCATTTGGTATATGCAAAATGTATTGAATCGAAAGTATTCATATGCAATGGTTAGTGGAAAAGGTGTGAAATCTAAAAGATATACTTTGTCTATATTTACACGTGTTGTAGCATGGATGTATGTAATTGGCTTATTAATCGTATCAATTGGAATTCCATACTTTTCTATACTTATTGCATCTTTGTCAAAATTAAGAGGCGACGGTTTACATGTAAATAACTTTACAACAAGCCATTATGAGGCATTGTTTACAATGGGATCTCCGGGATTAGAGGCTTTATGGAATAGTTTTCTTTTTTCACTAGTAACAGCGATTATTGCGGTAATGATTGGAGTCTTTTTGGCACTTATGATTCGAAAGGGGAAAAAAAACTCTGAAAAATGGCTTGATATGTGCGGTATGTTACCGAATATGGTACCAGGAATCGTTATGGTTGTAGGTCTTATTCTATTTTGGAATTCACCATATATGCCTATGTCAATTTACAATACACCAATCATGGTTATCGTAACGTATGTTGTTCTGTTTTTACCTTACACGGTGCAATATGTAAAATCATCACTCGGACAAATTGATGATTCTCTCATGCAGGCAGGAAGTGTTTTTTCTGGAAATTATATTTATATTTTTAGAAAAATAATATTGCCTCTTATTATCCCAGGCATTCTTGCTGGATGGGCGATGACATTTACAATTTCGATAAGAGAGTTAGTAGCATCGCTTCTCGTATTACCTCCATCAGTAGAAACGTCAGCAACGTTTATTTTTGCTCAATTTGAACAGGGTGAAGTATCTATAGGCATGGCGATGGCCGTTGTTTCTGTTGGACTTACAACAATGTGCTTATTACTGCTGCAACATATGGAGCAAAAGCGAAAAGGGGTAGCATGA
- a CDS encoding serine hydrolase: MNILKIIGIVAGVIIVAVIAFFVIMKYYLSKEDPNYVLKYIKEHKSDKTCSLLIRKNGEILTSINENVKLPLASTAKIVIAVEFAKQVSEGKISKDEQISLQELEKYYVKNTDGGAHPDWLEDAKVRGLVKNGKISLEEVAKGMIHYSSNANTTYLLDKLGLERVNESIKELELTSHDKFSSYTASLYMRGYVENELHEPENQSLEMIRNMSKDEYNKHVLQIHEWMKDEEAWKKRDIPLKVDMEFQRIWSDRLVGANAKDYMSIMEKINSRNYFPKSMQEEIENIFKGTVKNSKFEYAGQKGGSTAFVLTKSLYTTDKKGNKVEIVIMFNDIEDQVSYQKLRNNIDYFIQDAITDEEFRNKL, from the coding sequence GTGAACATATTAAAGATTATAGGAATTGTTGCAGGAGTCATTATAGTAGCCGTTATAGCTTTCTTTGTTATTATGAAGTACTACTTGTCAAAAGAAGATCCGAATTACGTATTAAAGTACATAAAAGAACATAAAAGTGATAAAACATGTTCATTACTGATTAGAAAAAATGGGGAAATACTAACATCTATAAATGAAAATGTAAAATTGCCTTTAGCGAGTACAGCAAAAATCGTAATAGCAGTTGAATTTGCTAAACAAGTATCAGAAGGGAAAATAAGTAAAGATGAACAAATTTCATTGCAGGAGCTAGAAAAATATTATGTTAAAAACACTGATGGTGGAGCACATCCTGACTGGTTAGAAGATGCCAAAGTGAGAGGATTAGTGAAAAACGGAAAAATTTCTTTAGAAGAAGTCGCTAAAGGGATGATTCATTATAGTTCTAATGCAAATACAACATATTTATTAGATAAGCTTGGATTAGAAAGAGTAAATGAAAGTATAAAAGAGTTAGAGCTTACTAGTCATGACAAGTTCTCTTCGTATACTGCTTCACTATATATGAGAGGGTATGTAGAAAATGAGCTTCATGAGCCAGAAAATCAATCATTAGAAATGATACGTAACATGTCAAAGGATGAGTATAATAAACATGTGTTACAAATTCATGAATGGATGAAAGATGAAGAAGCATGGAAGAAACGGGATATCCCATTAAAGGTAGATATGGAATTTCAGCGAATTTGGTCAGATCGATTAGTGGGTGCAAACGCTAAAGATTATATGAGTATAATGGAAAAGATAAATAGTAGAAATTATTTTCCAAAATCAATGCAAGAAGAGATCGAGAACATTTTCAAAGGAACAGTTAAAAATAGTAAGTTCGAATATGCTGGTCAAAAAGGTGGTTCTACCGCATTCGTATTGACAAAAAGCTTGTATACTACAGATAAGAAAGGGAATAAAGTAGAAATTGTCATTATGTTTAACGATATAGAAGATCAAGTTTCATATCAAAAACTGAGAAATAATATAGATTATTTTATTCAAGATGCTATAACAGATGAAGAGTTTAGAAATAAATTATAA